A segment of the Longimicrobiaceae bacterium genome:
AGCCGATCTTCAGGTTCGTCGTCTTGGAGCCGACGCCCGTGGGGCTTTTGTCGCAGGCGGCCAGCCCCAGCAGCAGGAGCCCGGCGGTGAGGGAGCGCTTCATCTTGGCGTTCGTCCTGGAAGAAGGCGGAGACGGGATGCCCTGGCCACGCGCCCACGCGCGGGCGGCTGCCCGAAGTGTACGGGCGCCCCCTCCCGAAAGGAAGAGAGGCGGGAGCGGCTTCGTTCGAAAACGGACCGCGGGCGCGGCGCAGGGCCGCGCGGGAGTGCGTTCGGAAGGTGCGCGAGGCGCCCGCCGGAGCGGGCTGCCGGGTGTGGTCCGGCGCGGGCGCGCGTGCTACATTGGGCGCGCCTCCGGCCGGGAGGCCACCACCGCCCCTAACCCAGCCCGGTGCACGCCATGCCCAACCCCGCGCGCCACTTCCTCGCCATCCCCGACTTCAGCCGCGAAGAGCTGCTGGCCACGCTGGACCTGGCCGCTCGCATGAAGAGCGGGGAGTATGCCGGCAAGCCGCTGGCGGGCAAGACGCTTGCCATGATCTTCACCAAGAGCAGCACCCGCACGCGCGTCTCCTTCGAGGTGGGAACGTATCAGCTGGGCGGCCACGCGCTCTTCCTCTCCTCGCGCGACATCCAGCTGGGGCGCGGCGAGCCCATCCGCGACACCGCCCGCGTGCTCTCGCGCTACGTGGACGGGATCATGATCCGCACGTTCGACCACGCGGACGTGGAGGGGCTGGCGGAGTTCGGCAGCGTGCCCGTGATCAACGGCCTCACCGACTTGCTGCACCCCTGCCAGATCATGGCCGACCTGCTCACCATCCGCGAGAGCTTCGGCGCCGACCTGAGCGGCGTGAAGGTGGCGTGGGTGGGCGACGGGAACAACATGGCGAACTCGTGGCTCAACGCCGCATATCGCCTGGGCTTCGAGCTTCGCCTGGCTTATCCCAAGGGCTACGAGCCCGACGCCGCCATCCTGGAGCGCGCCCGTGGCGCCGCCAACATCGTCACGACGGACGATCCACGCGTGGCCGTCGAAGGAGCGGACGTCGTGAACACCGACGTGTGGGCCAGCATGGGGCAGGAGGAAGAGGCCGCCGAGCGCGCCCGCGCCTTCACCGGCTACTGCGTGAGCGAGGAGCTGATGGGTCTCGCCACCGACCGCTCCATCTTCCTCCACTGCCTGCCCGCGCACCGCGGCGAGGAAGTGACCGACGCCGTG
Coding sequences within it:
- the argF gene encoding ornithine carbamoyltransferase: MPNPARHFLAIPDFSREELLATLDLAARMKSGEYAGKPLAGKTLAMIFTKSSTRTRVSFEVGTYQLGGHALFLSSRDIQLGRGEPIRDTARVLSRYVDGIMIRTFDHADVEGLAEFGSVPVINGLTDLLHPCQIMADLLTIRESFGADLSGVKVAWVGDGNNMANSWLNAAYRLGFELRLAYPKGYEPDAAILERARGAANIVTTDDPRVAVEGADVVNTDVWASMGQEEEAAERARAFTGYCVSEELMGLATDRSIFLHCLPAHRGEEVTDAVIEGPRSRVFDEAENRLHVQKAIMARVMAGVE